One region of gamma proteobacterium HIMB55 genomic DNA includes:
- a CDS encoding hypothetical protein (PFAM: GTP cyclohydrolase I), with translation MAGVLGSVVAAPEIYAPEVLEAIDRGRGRSQIAQPSTKLTSGYDVWHCYELSWLLNSGEVRYATGALIIPASSPNTVESKSLKLYLNSLNAHTFATDTDAVVCIERDLSALTEASVKLELQTFEALQKSSCLIEAVEPFSSADQPTKRFTSLGFRSLCPVTSQPDWATLMIDVCEAQFDAVVIGRCIESLRNHQGFHEQCVEDLYSRLESALKPDSLQVVGFFQRRGGIDISPWRSSIQTSPSVTRLFEQ, from the coding sequence TTGGCAGGTGTTTTAGGAAGTGTAGTTGCCGCCCCGGAGATTTACGCGCCCGAGGTTTTGGAGGCAATAGACCGGGGACGAGGGCGTTCCCAGATTGCTCAACCCTCGACTAAGCTGACTAGTGGCTATGATGTATGGCACTGCTATGAGTTGAGCTGGTTGCTGAACTCAGGTGAGGTTCGCTACGCAACGGGTGCGCTGATCATCCCGGCTTCGAGCCCCAATACCGTTGAATCCAAGTCCCTTAAGCTCTATTTGAACTCTCTGAACGCACATACGTTTGCCACCGATACCGATGCAGTGGTCTGCATCGAGCGGGATCTCTCTGCACTTACTGAAGCGAGCGTTAAGCTTGAGCTTCAAACCTTTGAAGCGCTTCAGAAGAGTTCGTGCTTGATTGAGGCGGTGGAGCCTTTTAGCTCAGCTGACCAGCCGACCAAGCGATTTACATCGTTAGGTTTTCGATCGTTGTGCCCCGTTACGTCTCAACCCGATTGGGCGACACTTATGATTGATGTTTGTGAAGCACAATTTGACGCTGTAGTTATAGGTAGGTGCATCGAGAGCCTTCGTAACCATCAGGGTTTCCATGAGCAGTGTGTAGAGGACCTTTATTCGCGCCTAGAGAGTGCTCTAAAACCCGATTCACTTCAGGTTGTAGGCTTTTTTCAGCGCCGCGGCGGCATCGATATTTCGCCTTGGCGATCGTCCATCCAAACTTCCCCCTCTGTGACTCGTCTGTTTGAGCAGTAA
- a CDS encoding homocysteine/selenocysteine methylase (S-methylmethionine-dependent) (PFAM: Homocysteine S-methyltransferase), with product MSDGNVSTLKITLLDGGLGQELIKRSSAPPHPLWSTKVMLDEPHLVSDIHRDFCDAGARVICLNTYAVSRHRLKTFAPEHSVKEMLDAAATTAKSGISASSATNPVSTVASLPPLNASYDHTVAPDFDNAYEQYSELVALQKDSVEGFLLETMSNIAEATAGAKAIRDAGVIGAVGFTLSDSDPQKLRSGELLADAIAAVKPYSPDAIMLNCSTPEVVTEGLKTALASGIRCGAYANGFTSVEALVPGSTVDRLASRKDLGPDDYLAFVKTWLEMGVEIIGGCCEIGPDHIRAIRSYLDEQGIETTEALAP from the coding sequence ATGAGCGATGGAAACGTTAGCACTCTGAAAATCACTCTTCTCGATGGTGGGCTGGGTCAGGAACTTATTAAACGGAGCTCCGCACCGCCTCATCCGCTATGGTCGACCAAGGTCATGCTCGATGAGCCCCATTTAGTCTCAGACATCCACAGAGACTTCTGTGATGCTGGCGCACGCGTCATTTGCCTCAACACCTACGCAGTTAGTCGTCATCGACTAAAGACCTTTGCACCTGAGCACTCTGTGAAGGAGATGCTCGACGCAGCGGCAACGACGGCAAAATCTGGCATCAGCGCGTCGTCAGCTACAAACCCTGTGTCAACAGTCGCTTCGTTACCACCGCTCAATGCGTCTTATGACCATACCGTTGCGCCTGACTTCGACAATGCCTACGAGCAATACAGTGAGTTGGTGGCATTGCAGAAAGACAGCGTCGAGGGGTTTCTTTTGGAGACCATGAGTAACATTGCCGAGGCAACGGCAGGCGCCAAAGCGATTCGCGATGCAGGCGTCATTGGTGCCGTAGGCTTCACATTGAGTGATAGCGACCCCCAAAAACTCCGCTCTGGAGAGCTCCTTGCAGATGCTATCGCCGCGGTAAAACCCTACTCGCCTGACGCCATCATGCTTAACTGCTCGACGCCAGAGGTCGTTACTGAGGGGCTCAAGACGGCCCTTGCCTCCGGTATTCGATGCGGCGCCTATGCCAATGGCTTTACCTCCGTGGAGGCCTTGGTACCCGGCAGTACGGTAGATCGACTTGCAAGTCGCAAAGATCTGGGTCCGGATGACTACTTGGCGTTTGTGAAAACCTGGCTTGAAATGGGTGTAGAGATTATTGGTGGCTGCTGCGAAATTGGCCCCGATCACATCAGAGCCATTCGCTCCTATCTTGATGAGCAGGGTATTGAAACAACCGAAGCGCTCGCTCCCTGA
- a CDS encoding ABC-type multidrug transport system, ATPase component (PFAM: ABC transporter), producing the protein MPAALEISNLQKTYANGFQALKGIDLKVEEGDFYALLGPNGAGKSTTIGIVSSLVSKSGGSVKICGIDIDEDFSLAKKQIGIVPQEFNFNVFEKVEDVLIHQAGYYGIPIGLARQRAEYYLEKLGIADKQHVQMRMLSGGMKRRLMIARALVHEPRVLILDEPTAGVDIEMRRSMYDFLRETNDEGRTIILTTHYLEEAEMLCRNVGIINQGKIVTDGAIRDLLRGLNSETFLLDTQEELPSGISIPGYQVRQVEPQCLEVEIEKGQELARVFTALGELGVSVVSMRNKENRLERMFVNVLEGAS; encoded by the coding sequence ATGCCGGCGGCCTTAGAAATCTCGAATCTCCAGAAAACCTATGCAAATGGTTTTCAGGCACTAAAAGGAATCGATCTTAAGGTTGAGGAGGGCGACTTTTATGCACTCTTAGGACCGAATGGTGCGGGGAAGTCGACCACGATTGGTATTGTGAGCTCTCTGGTGTCGAAATCCGGCGGCTCTGTGAAAATCTGTGGCATTGATATTGATGAAGATTTCTCACTCGCCAAGAAGCAAATCGGCATCGTTCCACAGGAATTTAATTTTAACGTCTTCGAAAAAGTTGAGGACGTTTTGATTCATCAGGCGGGCTACTACGGCATCCCCATCGGACTTGCACGCCAGCGCGCCGAATACTACCTGGAAAAACTGGGTATTGCGGACAAGCAACACGTTCAGATGCGCATGTTATCCGGGGGTATGAAGCGTCGACTGATGATCGCTCGCGCGCTAGTGCATGAGCCCCGTGTACTGATCTTGGACGAACCGACTGCAGGTGTTGATATTGAAATGCGCCGCAGCATGTACGATTTCCTTCGCGAAACTAACGACGAGGGTCGAACCATCATCTTGACAACCCACTACCTCGAAGAGGCAGAAATGTTGTGTCGCAACGTAGGTATCATTAACCAAGGAAAAATCGTTACCGACGGTGCGATCAGAGATTTGCTGCGTGGCCTCAACAGCGAGACATTCCTCCTCGATACGCAAGAGGAATTGCCCAGTGGTATCTCCATACCGGGGTACCAAGTTCGGCAGGTCGAACCTCAGTGTCTAGAGGTTGAAATTGAAAAAGGGCAGGAGCTTGCTCGTGTATTCACTGCTTTGGGTGAGCTCGGTGTATCGGTTGTCAGTATGCGCAACAAAGAGAACAGACTTGAAAGGATGTTTGTAAACGTCCTGGAGGGCGCATCATGA
- a CDS encoding putative redox protein, regulator of disulfide bond formation (PFAM: SirA-like protein), translated as MAESDSDHAVDATGLKCPEPVMMLHAAIRRAEAGETVLLTATDPSTQRDVANFCEFLGHNLLESTADNGQFIYRVRKAG; from the coding sequence ATGGCGGAGTCGGATAGTGATCACGCGGTAGACGCGACGGGGCTTAAGTGCCCCGAGCCGGTGATGATGCTGCATGCGGCAATCCGTCGCGCTGAGGCTGGAGAAACTGTGTTGTTGACCGCCACTGATCCCTCCACACAACGCGATGTAGCAAACTTCTGCGAGTTTCTAGGTCACAATCTGCTCGAGAGCACAGCGGACAATGGTCAGTTTATTTATCGCGTTAGGAAAGCAGGGTAA
- a CDS encoding ABC-type polysaccharide/polyol phosphate export systems, permease component (PFAM: ABC-2 type transporter), with the protein MSPYEQWIAFLTIMRKEVRRYLRIWTQTLLPSAITMSLYFLIFGTLIGKRIGTMGGVSYMEFVVPGLIMMAIITNTYANVVGSFFGAKFNNSIEELLVSPTPTYVIVLGYAAGGVSRGILVSIIVTSVALFFTKLDIHSWLVVIGVVTLTSISFSLLGLINAVFANTFDDVNIVPTFVLTPLTYLGGVFYSLDLLPDFWASISQINPLVYVVNAFRYGVLGVSDVDITVSFTMLAALTIGSFAYAMHLLGTGTRLRT; encoded by the coding sequence ATGAGCCCCTATGAGCAGTGGATCGCTTTTTTAACCATCATGCGAAAAGAGGTGCGTCGTTACCTCCGCATTTGGACACAGACCCTGTTGCCTTCAGCTATCACGATGTCTCTGTATTTTTTGATTTTTGGGACCCTGATTGGCAAGCGTATTGGCACTATGGGCGGCGTTAGTTACATGGAATTTGTCGTGCCGGGCCTGATCATGATGGCCATCATTACGAACACCTACGCGAACGTAGTGGGCTCTTTTTTTGGTGCGAAGTTTAACAACAGCATTGAAGAGCTATTGGTATCGCCCACACCGACGTACGTGATCGTATTGGGCTACGCTGCGGGCGGTGTATCCCGAGGCATTCTGGTATCCATTATCGTGACTTCGGTGGCGCTGTTCTTCACCAAGCTCGATATTCACAGCTGGCTCGTGGTGATTGGTGTCGTCACTTTGACCTCGATTTCGTTCTCGCTGCTGGGGCTTATTAACGCTGTCTTTGCCAACACCTTCGATGACGTCAATATCGTGCCTACCTTCGTGCTAACGCCGCTGACCTATCTCGGTGGCGTTTTTTATTCGCTCGATCTACTGCCCGATTTCTGGGCTAGCATCTCGCAGATCAACCCGTTGGTATACGTGGTTAACGCCTTTCGATATGGCGTCTTGGGCGTGAGTGACGTAGACATCACCGTGTCCTTTACCATGCTAGCGGCGCTTACCATCGGGTCTTTTGCTTACGCAATGCACCTTCTGGGGACTGGCACGAGACTGAGAACCTAA
- a CDS encoding glycine cleavage system regulatory protein (PFAM: ACT domain): protein MQQQYVITFAGADRTGLVETLADMVAAHGGDWQQSELTRLGGAFAGAVLVNVTSDGFADLKRDIESHNGDGLVVGLTPVKASPMLEPNLYLTLTGPNRPGIVYEVTHELSDSDINILHFSSSVENAAWSGGDLFIAELSVRAPDSLDIADLRDRLDQIENKMTLEIDIEPGTQ from the coding sequence ATGCAACAACAATACGTCATCACATTCGCGGGCGCAGACCGAACAGGCTTGGTTGAGACGCTGGCAGATATGGTTGCGGCTCACGGCGGTGATTGGCAGCAAAGTGAACTGACACGACTCGGCGGTGCCTTTGCTGGCGCAGTGTTGGTAAACGTGACCAGCGATGGGTTTGCGGATTTAAAGCGAGACATCGAGAGCCATAACGGCGATGGTTTGGTGGTGGGCTTAACACCCGTTAAGGCATCGCCAATGCTCGAGCCAAACCTTTATCTGACCTTAACTGGACCCAATCGACCGGGAATCGTCTACGAAGTAACCCACGAACTCAGTGACTCAGACATCAACATTCTTCACTTCAGCTCTAGCGTAGAGAACGCCGCCTGGTCAGGAGGTGACCTTTTCATTGCAGAGTTGTCAGTGCGAGCACCTGACTCACTAGACATCGCCGACTTGAGAGATCGTCTCGACCAAATTGAGAATAAAATGACGCTGGAGATCGATATCGAGCCCGGCACCCAATAA
- a CDS encoding methionine-R-sulfoxide reductase (PFAM: SelR domain~TIGRFAM: methionine-R-sulfoxide reductase): MTDKDDAYWREKLTADEYHVLRQKGTERAFTGEYWDTTDAGTYKCRGCGEVLFQSESKFDAGCGWPSFDRPVAEVAITEERDTSYGMVRTEVLCHNCGGHLGHVFPDGPTETGLRYCINSLSIDLEKE, translated from the coding sequence ATGACTGATAAAGATGATGCTTACTGGCGAGAGAAGCTGACCGCGGACGAGTATCACGTACTCCGTCAGAAGGGCACCGAGCGCGCGTTTACGGGTGAGTATTGGGATACAACTGATGCAGGCACGTACAAGTGCCGAGGCTGTGGTGAGGTACTCTTTCAGTCAGAGAGTAAGTTCGACGCCGGTTGCGGTTGGCCAAGCTTCGATCGTCCAGTAGCCGAGGTGGCAATTACTGAGGAGCGCGACACGAGCTACGGCATGGTTCGTACGGAGGTGCTTTGCCATAACTGTGGAGGCCACCTTGGGCATGTCTTCCCCGACGGGCCCACGGAAACAGGATTACGCTACTGCATCAACAGCTTGTCGATCGATCTCGAAAAAGAGTGA
- a CDS encoding putative hydrolase or acyltransferase of alpha/beta superfamily (PFAM: alpha/beta hydrolase fold), giving the protein MKLTINNEQVYLYTNNKEIDSSKPSVMFIHGAGFDHSVWTLFARHFSRHNWNVLAIDLPGHGRSSGDTLTSIEAMSDWVVSVLDHFSIENVALVGHSMGSLITIETASKIKARASKVVLIGSIAPMPVSEPILDATANKPGAAHAMLTSFGFSKQNLMGGNPNPGMWMVSDSMRRYEDEIQPALDLDMRACNAYRNGLEAAAEITAPSLMIHGDADRLTPLRATKTLQSTLSGARISVVPGAGHSLMVEDPNHVLDELKAHLL; this is encoded by the coding sequence ATGAAGCTGACCATCAATAACGAGCAGGTTTACCTTTACACGAACAATAAAGAAATAGACTCCTCAAAGCCCTCGGTGATGTTTATTCATGGCGCCGGCTTTGATCACAGTGTTTGGACGCTGTTTGCGAGGCATTTTTCTCGTCATAACTGGAATGTACTGGCGATCGATCTTCCCGGGCACGGCCGCTCGTCGGGTGATACGCTCACTTCAATCGAGGCTATGTCTGATTGGGTTGTCAGTGTTCTAGATCACTTCTCAATCGAGAATGTAGCGCTTGTCGGCCACAGCATGGGCAGCCTCATTACCATAGAAACAGCCTCGAAAATCAAAGCGCGCGCTTCCAAAGTCGTCCTGATCGGCTCGATTGCACCGATGCCAGTTTCAGAACCTATACTCGATGCGACCGCCAATAAACCGGGTGCCGCACATGCAATGCTCACGTCGTTTGGTTTTAGCAAGCAAAATTTGATGGGCGGCAATCCCAACCCTGGTATGTGGATGGTCAGCGATAGCATGCGGCGCTACGAGGACGAAATACAGCCGGCTCTGGATCTCGATATGCGCGCTTGCAATGCCTATCGGAACGGGCTTGAAGCTGCGGCGGAAATCACTGCGCCAAGCTTAATGATTCATGGCGATGCCGATCGTCTAACACCGTTGCGGGCGACGAAAACCTTACAGTCGACGCTCAGTGGTGCACGTATCAGTGTTGTGCCCGGGGCAGGACATTCGCTCATGGTGGAAGACCCCAACCACGTACTTGATGAACTCAAAGCGCACCTACTCTAA
- a CDS encoding O-acetylhomoserine sulfhydrolase (PFAM: Cys/Met metabolism PLP-dependent enzyme~TIGRFAM: OAH/OAS sulfhydrylase) — MKDYSPAELDTLALHAGGKPDPTTGARATPIYQTASYCFPDSDYAAALFNMERPGHVYSRLSNPTTAVLEERISALEGGVGAIATASGQAALQLAIMTIMDAGAHIVASNALYGGSHNLLGYTLPRFGITTTFVDPRDEDAVRAAIRPETRLIFGETVGNPGLDVLDIPRISAIAHENGIPLLVDSTFTTPYLIKPFELGADLVMHSATKFLSGHGIVIGGLLVDGGRFDWDASGKFPQLSEPYKGFHNLVFTEEFGPAAFISRARKEGLRDFGACQSPTSAFYIMQGMETLGVRMEKHISNTRAVVDFLNSHDAVSDVAHPDLESHPDHALARELLPKGASAVFTFEIKGGREAGIAFVNALNLFSHLANVGDAKSLVIHPASTTHFRMDEAALAAAGIGEGTIRLSVGLEDPKDLIADLKAGLRAAEKAAAKVAESHAKGAVK; from the coding sequence ATGAAAGACTATTCCCCCGCTGAGTTAGATACGCTAGCCCTGCATGCTGGCGGTAAACCTGACCCCACTACCGGGGCACGGGCGACGCCGATTTATCAAACAGCATCCTATTGCTTCCCGGACTCTGACTACGCGGCAGCGCTGTTCAATATGGAGCGCCCAGGGCACGTTTATTCACGCCTGAGTAACCCCACGACCGCCGTTCTTGAGGAGCGAATCTCAGCACTAGAGGGTGGTGTAGGCGCTATTGCAACAGCGAGCGGTCAGGCGGCGCTGCAATTAGCCATCATGACCATCATGGACGCAGGCGCGCACATCGTTGCTTCGAATGCGCTCTATGGTGGTAGCCACAATCTGCTGGGCTACACCCTTCCGCGTTTTGGCATCACCACAACCTTTGTTGACCCTCGTGATGAGGACGCTGTTAGAGCCGCAATACGTCCAGAGACTCGCTTGATCTTTGGTGAAACTGTTGGCAACCCAGGACTCGATGTTCTGGACATTCCGCGGATTTCGGCGATTGCCCATGAGAACGGTATTCCACTCCTTGTCGATTCAACTTTTACGACGCCTTACCTCATCAAGCCATTTGAACTCGGTGCAGATCTTGTCATGCACTCCGCCACCAAGTTTTTGAGTGGCCACGGCATCGTTATCGGTGGCTTGTTAGTCGACGGTGGACGCTTCGACTGGGACGCCTCAGGTAAATTCCCTCAGCTTTCCGAGCCCTATAAAGGTTTTCACAACCTTGTATTCACCGAAGAGTTTGGTCCCGCTGCGTTCATCTCGAGAGCCCGCAAAGAGGGTCTCCGTGATTTCGGCGCCTGTCAGAGCCCGACGAGTGCTTTTTACATCATGCAAGGCATGGAAACGCTCGGCGTGAGAATGGAAAAGCATATTTCAAATACTCGAGCTGTCGTGGACTTCTTAAACAGCCACGATGCTGTGTCCGACGTGGCACACCCTGATCTCGAAAGCCATCCTGATCATGCATTGGCGAGAGAACTGCTTCCCAAGGGCGCCAGCGCGGTATTCACTTTTGAAATCAAAGGTGGCCGTGAAGCAGGTATCGCTTTTGTAAACGCGCTCAATCTATTCTCACATCTCGCTAATGTGGGAGACGCAAAGTCGCTCGTCATTCATCCCGCAAGTACAACGCACTTCCGTATGGACGAGGCAGCGCTTGCAGCAGCAGGCATTGGTGAAGGCACCATCCGCCTTTCCGTGGGCCTAGAAGATCCGAAAGATTTGATAGCGGATCTCAAGGCGGGCCTGCGTGCTGCAGAGAAAGCAGCTGCGAAAGTGGCAGAGAGTCATGCAAAAGGGGCAGTTAAATGA
- a CDS encoding hypothetical protein (PFAM: Protein of unknown function, DUF462) gives MKQPLPVYKPTADQVIDRFNSRFSASEGTILVGGADEPYYEPGSPNIIYFREDFVRSALHEVAHWCVAGSTRRTLPDYGYWYAPDGRDEAQQTSFYGVEVKPQAVEKVFCMAAGIPFKVSVDNLSVSLSDPAIVEFAAAVEEQFEILMIDGLPHRAEVFRHALSDLAHCHIGSQVSASDNQSQLAQVD, from the coding sequence GTGAAACAGCCTCTACCCGTTTACAAGCCAACCGCTGACCAGGTGATTGATCGTTTTAACAGTAGGTTCAGCGCCAGTGAGGGTACGATTCTCGTTGGAGGCGCTGACGAGCCTTACTACGAGCCCGGTTCACCTAATATCATTTACTTCCGCGAGGACTTTGTTCGTAGTGCGCTCCACGAGGTGGCGCACTGGTGCGTTGCCGGTTCGACTCGTCGCACATTGCCCGATTACGGTTATTGGTACGCGCCAGATGGACGGGATGAAGCGCAGCAGACTTCGTTTTACGGTGTTGAGGTAAAGCCCCAAGCCGTAGAAAAAGTCTTCTGTATGGCCGCGGGGATTCCGTTCAAAGTGAGCGTTGATAACCTATCTGTTTCATTAAGCGACCCCGCAATTGTCGAATTTGCAGCAGCTGTTGAAGAGCAGTTTGAAATATTGATGATTGATGGCCTGCCTCATCGAGCAGAAGTGTTTCGGCACGCTCTCAGTGATTTAGCCCACTGCCACATTGGATCCCAAGTGAGTGCCTCAGACAATCAGAGTCAGTTGGCACAGGTGGATTAG
- a CDS encoding phosphoglycerate dehydrogenase-like oxidoreductase (PFAM: D-isomer specific 2-hydroxyacid dehydrogenase, NAD binding domain; D-isomer specific 2-hydroxyacid dehydrogenase, catalytic domain), with protein sequence MTRPRVVIDSAIRVTNRLRALPIDLMPIAGGEISNNSLIGAQALLTRTVTRVDESLLAKTGVEFVGTASAGTDHIDLEYLAANDISFASAAGCNAAAVGDYVLSAISLCGRLEDVVDGSDVGLVGYGNVGRALADRLSRLGATVKVYDPWVTEFAVDVESVTLEEVLDCSVVSLHAALVEAPPFPSYHMIGVKEADLVKRNALFINAGRGGLITCEAVEQLLGRGVEVVLDTWPDEPHVPPELLNRVRFGTPHIAGYSELSKNNATDFLIPALINALALDCEGTVVEQHQKLPMVLTDTGDDLQTLSALLRDIGRIEQDDRDFRLAWAKDHSPEEFETQRRQYAMRQQLQGSAVSVKHGVTPRFAGWMESLGVAVV encoded by the coding sequence ATGACTAGGCCGAGAGTTGTGATCGATAGCGCTATTCGAGTAACAAATAGACTACGTGCGCTACCCATTGATCTTATGCCCATCGCTGGGGGCGAGATTAGCAATAACAGTCTGATCGGTGCTCAAGCGTTGCTGACTCGGACAGTCACACGTGTTGATGAGTCCCTTCTAGCCAAAACAGGCGTCGAATTTGTTGGAACGGCAAGTGCCGGCACTGACCATATTGATCTCGAATACTTGGCTGCTAATGACATCAGTTTTGCAAGCGCCGCGGGCTGTAATGCAGCTGCTGTCGGAGACTACGTGCTGAGTGCAATAAGCTTGTGTGGACGGCTGGAGGACGTCGTAGATGGCTCTGATGTCGGACTCGTTGGCTACGGTAATGTTGGAAGGGCCTTGGCAGATCGACTGTCGAGGCTTGGAGCGACGGTAAAAGTCTATGACCCGTGGGTGACTGAATTTGCCGTTGATGTTGAGTCGGTGACGTTAGAGGAGGTTCTCGATTGCAGCGTTGTCAGCTTGCATGCAGCACTGGTCGAAGCCCCACCGTTTCCGAGTTATCACATGATAGGGGTAAAGGAAGCAGACTTAGTTAAGAGGAATGCACTCTTCATCAACGCAGGGAGAGGCGGCCTGATAACGTGTGAGGCAGTTGAGCAGCTTCTAGGGCGTGGTGTTGAGGTCGTTCTTGATACTTGGCCAGACGAGCCTCACGTGCCACCAGAGTTGCTTAATCGAGTTCGATTCGGAACACCTCACATAGCGGGCTATTCGGAATTATCGAAAAACAACGCCACGGACTTTCTGATTCCGGCGCTGATAAATGCTCTGGCGCTGGACTGCGAGGGTACGGTGGTAGAGCAACATCAGAAGTTACCCATGGTGCTAACGGATACCGGGGATGATCTCCAGACACTGTCAGCGCTACTCCGTGATATCGGCCGTATCGAGCAGGATGATCGAGACTTTCGCCTTGCATGGGCTAAGGATCACAGCCCAGAAGAGTTCGAAACACAACGTCGCCAGTATGCGATGCGCCAACAGCTCCAGGGCTCAGCGGTATCCGTAAAGCATGGGGTGACACCACGCTTCGCAGGTTGGATGGAGAGTCTCGGCGTTGCGGTGGTCTAG
- a CDS encoding putative methyltransferase, with protein sequence MRKLALLLMMLAPHALADGHHGAHANLNWGVALAGDHRSDANKARDAHRHPKETLSFFGLEPDMTVLEVSPGGGWYTEVLAPLLSEQGKLIAGHGSPNGSAYSRRSLGRYLQKLGENNDIYSGVDVRVMQPPTSPIDVAAGSVDLALVFRNVHSWLRAGNADAALADIFRSLKPGGTLGIVQHRGQEGISLDEMKRKAYVPESKVIAMAKAAGFVLESTSEINANAKDTKDYPRGVWTLPPSFTEGEKDRAKYAAIGESDRMTLKFTKPQ encoded by the coding sequence ATGAGAAAGCTGGCTTTGCTATTAATGATGTTAGCGCCCCATGCACTTGCTGACGGGCACCACGGTGCGCACGCCAATTTGAACTGGGGTGTTGCGCTTGCAGGTGATCACCGAAGCGATGCAAATAAAGCGCGAGATGCACATCGTCACCCCAAGGAAACCTTGTCCTTCTTTGGGCTTGAGCCTGATATGACTGTACTTGAGGTGTCACCCGGTGGCGGTTGGTATACCGAGGTTCTTGCGCCGCTATTATCCGAACAGGGCAAGTTGATTGCCGGACACGGCTCACCCAATGGAAGTGCTTATAGTCGCCGTTCTCTGGGTCGTTACTTGCAAAAGCTGGGTGAGAATAATGATATTTACTCAGGTGTGGACGTGCGGGTCATGCAACCACCCACATCCCCCATCGATGTTGCCGCAGGTTCTGTGGATCTGGCGCTGGTCTTCAGAAATGTTCACTCTTGGCTGCGTGCAGGCAATGCTGACGCTGCGTTAGCTGACATTTTTCGTTCACTGAAACCTGGGGGTACGCTCGGGATTGTTCAGCATCGAGGGCAAGAAGGCATTTCGCTCGATGAGATGAAGCGAAAGGCGTATGTGCCCGAGTCTAAGGTCATTGCCATGGCTAAAGCTGCCGGTTTTGTTCTCGAGTCGACGAGTGAAATCAATGCGAATGCAAAGGATACAAAAGACTACCCAAGAGGTGTCTGGACGCTACCGCCTTCGTTCACTGAAGGTGAAAAGGATCGTGCGAAGTACGCCGCCATCGGTGAAAGCGACCGCATGACCTTGAAGTTCACTAAGCCTCAGTAG